The Actinomycetota bacterium region GATGTGCGTGAAGAGAATGTCGACTGGCTCGAGTTGTCCCAGAGTTGCGGCATAGACCTCCGGATCAAGTTCGTACGGCGTGCGCATCGGGCTGACCAATCCGCCGCCGACAAAGCCAAGACGAAGTCCGGCAAACTCCACGACTTGGCCGTCGATGACCTGATGGCCCGGCCTGAGGAACTCTGCCCACATTGCCGGAAGATCGACATTGCCATAAGTGAGAAAAGCCGGCTCGGGCATGGCCGTGAATATCTGTCCATATTGCCGACGGATATGCGTCTCCATCGCCGCACGTCGATCTCGAGGATCCACCACGCCAATCCCCGCCCACGCCTTGGCGCTGAGTTCACGAGCCTGTTCGTATAGACCTGCCGTGCGCGCCTGGATGTAGTCGCGCGAATGCTGCTCGCCGAACAATTCCGCGTAGATGCCCTGCGAAGGGTCCTCGTAGTCCAGATACAAGATGAGATCACCGAGGCAAACGAAGAGATCGGCACCTGCATCTGCGCCGACAAGCGCGTCCGCTGCGCCATGAACGTCGGATACGACGTGGATCTGCACCACAGGATCAGGATGCCACGAGATCAACTCCCACCGGCCGCTCGTATCGCGTACCGTGACGGCCAGCAATCACGCATCGGGCGTGCTTGTCGACGCCAAGGAGAGCACGTGCTTCACGAATTCAGCTCTCCGGCACCTGCCGGGTCCCCGAGCGCACCCAATTTGGCCAGCCACGTCATCGAAAATGCCCATGATCATCCCGACCGAGTGGTGTTCCACATTCGGCGTCAGGAGCAACTGGTCGAGATCACAGCCACGCAGTTCCATCAGGAAGTACGCGAAGTGGCCAAGGGGCTCATCGCTCAAGGAATCCAAGCCGGACAACGCATTGGCCTGATGTCACGCACTCGATATGAATGGACGCTGTTCGATTACGCGATTGGCTATGCCGGTGCAGTCAGCGTGCCGATCTATGAGACTTCATCAGCCCAACAGGTGCAGTGGATCCTCGAAGATTCCCAAGCCGTCGCGGTGATTCTCGAATCGGATAAGAACAAGCAACTCTACGCCTCCGTCTCAGCGAATCTGCAGACAGTGACCCGAACTTGGGTACTGGACGACGACTGCGTCGCGCTGCTCCAAGCATCTGCGAACGCAATCTCCGACGCTGAACTCGATGCTCGGCAATCTGCCGTAGGCCTTGATGATCCCGCCACCATCATCTACACCTCCGGCACTACGGGTCGCCCCAAGGGATGCGTCATCACCCAAGGCAATTTCGTTCGGGAGGTCGATGGCGCGATTGAAGCCTTCGGTTTGATCCTGACCGATCCGCATGCCTCGACTTTGCTCTTCCTGCCGCTGGCTCATGTGTTCGGACGCATCATCGAATTGGCTGTGGTGCGAGCTCGCACCTTGATGGCCTTCTGCGCTGATCCGAGCGTTCTTGTTCCCGAACTGCAGGCCTTCCGCCCGACGTTCATTCTTGCCGTGCCGCGAGTGTTCGAGAAGGTCTACAACACTTCCCAGCAGACTGCAGCTGCCGACGGCCGAGGCCGAATCTTCGACATCGCAGTGTCAACCGCGATCGGCTACAGCCAAGCCCTTGAGCAGGGTTCCCCGAACCCAACCTTGCGTCTGAAGCACGCGATCTTCGACGCCCTCGTGTACAAGAAGATTCGTACCGCCATGGGTGGTCGCGTGCAGTACGCAATTTCTGGTGGCGCTCCTCTGGGTGCAAGGCTTGGGCACTTCTTCCGTGGCATCGGCATCGAAGTCTTCGAGGGCTACGGGCTCACTGAGACCACATCTGCCCTGACCGCCACCCATCCCGGCGCTGTGCGGATTGGCACTGTGGGGCAGCCGATGCCCGGCACCACAATTCTGATTGACGAAGACGGCGAGATTCTGGCCAAGGGCGTTCAGGTCTTCACCCAATACTTGGGAAATCAGCAGGCCACCGAGGACAGCTTCACTCCAGATGGCTGGTTCCGCACTGGCGATATCGGAGAGCTCGACGATGACGGCTACTTGCGCATCACCGGCCGCAAGAAGGAGATCATCGTCACCGCAGGTGGCAAGAACGTTGCGCCTGCGGTGCTGGAGGATCGCATCCGCGCCAATTGGCTGGTCTCCAATTGCCTTGTTGTCGGCGAGGGACAGCCCTTCATTGCGGCGTTGATCACCATCGACGCCGACGCCTTCCCCGCTTGGCTGAGTCAGATGAAGAAACCAGTCGGTGGCACGGTGGCTGAGTATGTGAACGATCCTGACCTACGTGATGCGGTGCAGAAGGCGATCGATGAGGGCAACGCCGCGGTCTCCGCTGCAGAATCGATCAAGAAGTTCACGATCCTTGGCCACGACTGGACAGAGGCCGACGGCCACCTGACGCCATCGCTGAAACTCAAGCGCTCGGTCGTGATGCGCTATTGCGCAGCCGACATCGATGCGCTCTTCGCCGGTTAGTGGCCTTCTACAAGTTGCTTGGACTGGATTGGCCGACGGATTCAACGGACGAGCATGTGGAGATCGACGATCCGGACGGGAACATGGTTGGCTTCCACAGTCAGCGAGAATTGCGCGGCTAACCAAGCATTCTTGCTAGAGCACTCGCCCGATACCTGTGAAGTAGGTGCGGTACCACGGTCCCAGTACGGAAATCACTTCCACTCCATCGCTGGGATTGGAGGCACTGACCATCTTGCCGTTGCCGATGTACATGGCCACGTGGTGCACACTTCCGCCGAAGTAGAACACGAGATCACCAGGCTTGGCTTGGCTGAGCGGGATCTTCTTCACCTTGCTGTACTGCGAATAGCTCAGGTGGGGCAAGGAGACACCGGCCTGACGCCACGCAGCCATCGTGAGGCCGGAACAGTCGAAGGAACTTGGACCAGCGGCTGCCGCGACATACCGATCGCCCACCTGTGCAAGGGCGTATCGCACGGCCGTAGCCGCTCGAGGGTTGACTCCGGGGATCGGACGATTCGAAATCTGCTGTTGGGCATGATGGGCAGCTGCCTGCGAAGCCTTGTGCGCTCTGGCCTCGATAGCAGCCAGGCGCTTGCGCTCCTGCGATTGGAGTCCGGCCAGCACATTGGAAGCCGCGGCCAGTTGCTTGGCGGCCTCGGACTTGGCAGCGCTCATGTCATTGCGCACGCCCTGCGCGATCTTTTCCTTCGCTGCCATCTCGGCCTCGGTCTGCGCCAGCCGCAGACGGGCGGTCTGGGTGCGGCGGATGGAAGCTGACTGTGATTGCGCCACCTTTTCGACCGCTGTGGCCTGCGAGAGGAACTGGCTTGGATCATCGGCCAGCAACACCTGCAAGGAGGCGTCCATGCCGCCACTCATGTAGGTAGCCCTCGCGAGAGAGTCGATTGAGCCCATCACGGCCGCGAGCTCGCGCTTTTGCCGAGCAGCTTTGGATCGCAGAACTCCGAGCGAGGATTCAACTTCGGAGAGTTTGCCCTGGGCTTCGTTGTAATGCTCGGTGGCAGTCTCGGCGTTGGCCTGCAGATCCCGCACTTGATTGCGCACCGCCGCAATGCGGTTGTTGTCAGCTTGGGCAACAGGCGCGGAAACTGTGGCAAGGCTCGCCAAGGCGATCGCGGCACCTAGGACCGAGGTGAGACCGCGGCGTCGATGTCGAGCCAAGACTTTTCCTTCCCGTCAGTGTGCATGGATCGAGCTGGCCGACTGGCGCTTCCGGTTAGGACGCGCCCCTCAAACAGATCGTTCCATCGGCATCCCCGCCCACAGGTTTCCCCACGAATAGGACGTCATGACGGTAACACGGAGGGCTAGCCAGCCCGCTTTTTGAAGCCCTTGGAAGGGGGTTCGGTGGCCAGTTTCACTAGTCGAAGAGGCGGGATCAGGCCTGAATCGGCGAGCGCTGAAACTGCGGCCAGGTGCTCGTCAGCGATCAGCGGAGCCGGGGGTTCGGCAAGCCCGGGCATGCCCAGCAGGACAGATACCACGCAGTCGCCACAGGCCACCGGAGCCGCCGTGCACTGCTCGCAATCAATGATCATGCCCCCGACGGTAGATCGGGGGTCTGACAGGAGTCAGACTCCGCCGTCGCCAGGTCCCTCGTTGGCGGGTCCGCCGAACTCAGGGCGGGCCACGATCTCCACCCGGTCAGTGGCAGAACACCAGCGGCAGGCGACCTGCTCGACCTCTTCGCTGAGGATCTTGCGCTCCTCAATCACCGGAGCACCGGCCATGTCCAGATGCCAGAACTCCTCCACACGGGAGGTGCGCACCACGGTGAAGCGAGTCAGGTTGCCGCAATGGGCACAGCGAAAGCGGGACTGATCATCAGGGAGAGTCATTGCCACGGCGGCAACTGTAACGGTGACCTGTGCTCGCCCACTCGTGCCTGCGGAGCTCTGTCACAGTCCGCACATAGCCTCGCAACCATGCACGTGCAGTTGGCCACCGATGATCTCGGCATTCCGCTAGCCGAGGTGACCTTTGTGGTCCTGGATCTCGAAACCACTGGTGGCAGTCCCAAGCAAGCCGGCATCACAGAGATCGGTGCGGTCAAGGTCAAAGGCGGCGAGGTACTCGGCGAGTTCGGCACCTTGGTCAACCCGGAGGCGGCGATCCCGCCTTTCATCGCAGCGCTTACCGGCATCACAGACGCACTCGTCGCCGGGGCACCCACGTTGAATGGAGTGCTGCCCAGCCTGATGGAGTTCATCGGCGATTCGGTGCTTGTTGCACACAACGCTCCTTTCGATGTGGGCTTCTTGATGGCCGCCTGCCAATCGCATGGGATTCAATGGCCCAAGCCACAGGTGGTCGACACCGTCCGGCTGGCTCGAGTCGCTCTGCATCGTGACGAAGTACCCAACTGCAAGCTGGGCACTTTGGCGGCCTTCGTGCACTCACCTGTCACGCCAAACCACCGCGCGCTCGACGATGCCCGGGCCACAGTCGCAGTGCTGCACGGCTTACTTGAGCGAGTTGCCAACCTCGGCGTGTACACCATTGACGACCTCCGTGCTTTCACCTCACGCGTGACTCCTGAGCAGCGAGCCAAAAGACAATTGGCGCATGGGCTTCCCACTGGTCCCGGCGTCTACATCTTTCGAGACGCACAGGGAGTCGCCTTGTATGTCGGCACCTCCAAGAACATTCAGGCTCGGGTGCGCACGTACTTCACTGCGTCTGAGACTCGGCGTCGCATGAGCGAGATGGTCACCATCGCCACCCAGGTCGACGCAATCTCCTGCGCCAGCGTGCTGGAGGCACGCATTCGCGAATTGCGTCTCATCGCCAGTGAACAGCCGCGATACAACGTGCGCTCAAAACGGCCGGCCGCGCAAACGTGGATCACCCTGACCAACGAGAAAGCCCCACGACTGTCCGTGGTTCGAGCGCCGAAATCAGTTGACCACGTGAGCTTTGGTCCCTTCAGCGGGCGGCAGGCAGCGCAAGAGGCAGCCGACACTTTGTCGTGGGTCTACAGACTGCGCACGTGCTCGGCACGGATCTCGGTCAAGGCTGGCACTGATCCCACGGTCCCCGCTGGCTGCGCACGGCTTGATCTTGGTCGCTGTGCCGGGCCTTGCCACGGCGACTTCGACAGCTATCAATCAGTCGTCACCCAAGCCACGGCGGCAATGCTCGGCGATCTGCGAGTCATCGTGTCAACCATCACTGCCCATCTGACACAACTCAGCGAACACGATCGCTACGAGGAAGCTGCGCTCTGGCGCGACCGCCTTGCCCAGGTCATCTCGGCGAGCGTTCGTTCGCATCGACTCAACGGGCTTCGTTCAGTTAATGAACTCGTTGCCGGCATCCCGACTGAGACTGGAGGTTGGGAGATCCACGTGATCCGCAATGGTCGACTTGCCACCGCAGCCAAGGCGGCTCCCGGAGCCGATCCGATGCCGGTGATCCAGGCCGCGCTCGCCATGGCCGAAATCGCACCTGCAGATGCGGTTCTCACCGAAGAGACCGCAGCGCTTGCCGATTGGCTTGATCAACCCGGGGTCCGACTCGTGCAGACCACCGCTCCCTTGGCCATGCCCATGAACTGTGGTGGTCACTTGATCGACCAACTCACCACAGCTCGCAAGGCTTCGCATACCGCGGTCATGCACGTTGATGCCAGCGGCCCCTCAGCACGGCCGATCGGTCCCTCGCACGGCATGGTCACTCGGATTCGCGCGCTTCAACCAATGCGCGAATAGCGGCGGTTCACCATGCCGCTCGCAAACTGCTGATCAGATTGCCGCGTCGATATAGACATGCCGCAAGCCCAGTTCTGTCCAATGGGTGACTGCCTCGGTTGGAGTCCATTGCACAAACTCAACACCTGATCGAGGCTGCGGCGCCTTGCCCATCGCCACAGCGTCGATATCAGCAATGAAGGAGAGATATAGCCGTCGAGACTTGAAGCGATGAACACTGAAAGTCGAGTTACGCTTCCTGCTTCAGTTCTGGCTCTCTGCGAATTGCTTCGTAAACTCGATCCAGCGGTCAAGCAGTTGCCCAGCAGCACCTGAAGAAAGGGCTGCTTGGGCTTGCGCCAATTCCGCTGCGATGCGCTCGTGCAGCGATTGCGCTGATGGGGCTTGCGATAGAGAGCGATATGCAGCCAATGCCGCAGCAGCGTTGACCGCCACCACATCGCTGATCGCGGAAACCCGCGATGCATCAGCATCGGCAATGGACTCAAGCCCAATGACCTGGCGCAGCAGATCGGCATTGCGCACTCGATCGCCACCGACGAGCAGTAACGGCTCAACATGCTCCACGCCAAGAGCGCGCGGATCCAGAGTGACCTTTTCGACTGAATCACCCGTGACATCCCAGACGGTGGAAGTTGTGGTCGTCGAAATTTCGTCTAAGCCGTCGTCGCCGCGCACCACCAGCGCGCGAACTCCGCGATTCCGCAGTACTTCTGCGATGACAGGAGCTCGCTGCGCGTCGGCAACGCCGACGAGCATTGCCGCCGCGCCGGCGGGGTTCGACAAGGGTCCAAGGATGTTGAAGACGGTCGGCACTCCGAGTTCTCGGCGGACCGGACCGACATGACGCATGGCCGGATGGTGACGCGGCGCAAAGGCAAAGCCGATGCCCACTTCATCGACACATCTACGCACCAAGTCAGGTGACAGTTCGATGACCACGCCAAGTTCCTCAAGTACATCTGCGGTTCCGGTTTGCGAGGAAGCAGCGCGATTGCCGTGTTTGGCCACTGGCACACCACAGGCAGCAACGACCAAGGCCGCCATCGTGGAGATGTTGACGGTGTTGGCTTGATCGCCTCCCGTGCCCACGATGTCGATCGCGGGACGGGCCGTGACGAAGGTATTGGCGTGCAGTGCCATCGTCGCCAGGAGGCTTTCCACCTCGGCTGCTGATTCGCCTTTGGCTCGCAGCGCCACCACGAAGCCAGATATCTGAGCGTCAGTGGCCTCGCCCGCGAGCATCTGCTGCATCGCCCATGAACTTTGATCGGCCGACAGATCCGTATGGGTAATAAGAGTGCGCAGCACCTGAGGCCAGGTGTTCTCCGCCATCAGCGGTTCAGCTTGCTCGGGCAGCAACCCGGCGCTGGAGTTGCTCGCCAACCCGCACTGCCAGATCAATGGGATTGATTGGGTGCGCAGCCACAGCGTCGGCGCGCGACCAGGTGGCCAACCAGGCATCCTGCTGTCGCGCAATCAGCACCAGAATCGGCGGACATTGGTAGATCTCGTCCTTGAGCTGGCGGGACATGCCCATGCCACCGGCCGGCACGGCCTCTCCGTCAAGGATGAACAGGTCAATTCCGCCAGCGTCTGCTGCGGCCACAAGAGCCGGCTCGGTCGCGACTTCGAGGTAGGTCACTTCGGGTAATCCGGGCACTGGACTCTTGCCAAGGGCAAGTAGGACATCGCTTCGAACTGTGCGGTCATCACTGTAAACAAGCACCCTTAACGGGGCTGCAGATGAGGCTGAAGTCACAGGCGCACTGTAGTCCGAAGCAGGGCAAGCATCACCTCAGGGCTGTCTTGAAAAATGTGACGAATTCGTAGGGGGGGTCAGGGCACAAAACGCGGGAGCATCTGCCAGACTCCCCCCGTGGCAACAGCGACTTCAATTCCCTCTGCGTACTCTCACGCCTCGGCGACCCGCCCCAACATGGTTGCCATTGGCACCATCGTGTGGCTGTCCAGCGAACTCATGTTCTTCGCTGCATTGTTCGCCATGTACTTCACCCTGCGGGCGGTGAATCCTGATATGTGGGCGCACGAGACGACACTGCTGAACATCCCGTTCGCCAGCGTCAACACCACGGTGCTTGTGCTGTCGTCGGTGACCTGCCAGTTGGGCGTCTTCGCAGCAGAGCGCGGCGATGTCAAGACCCTGCGCCGCTGGTTCATCATCACCTTCCTGATGGGCTCCTTCTTCGTCGCCGGTCAGATCACTGAGTACACCTCGCTCGTCCGCGAGGGACTGACTCTGTCCTCCAACGCCTACGGCAGCGCGTTCTACCTCACCACCGGCTTCCATGGCCTGCACGTCACCGGCGGCCTCGTCGCCTTCCTGTTCGTGCTTGCCACGACCTACGTCACCAAGCGCTTCACTCACGACCATGCAACACGTGCCGTCGTCGTCTCCTATTACTGGCACTTCGTAGACGTTGTGTGGATCGCTCTATTCTTCATGATCTACGTCCTCAAGTAATCCCGCATTCAGTCCTCGAACAAGGAAGGTCCGACCGAGTGAAGTTCCTGGCCGCAAGGCGGCGCAACCCATTAGTTGCATTTGGCCTATTGCTCTTCGCGCTGATCGCGGTGGGTGGCGGCTACGCAGCAATTGCCAATGTGCAGCCTGCTCAAGCGTCGATTGGCTCGCAGACTCAGGTAGACGAGGGCAAGCGGCTCTACCTCGCTGGCTGCTCTTCCTGCCACGGCATGGACGCGCAGGGCACCCAGAACGCGCCGACCCTCGTTGGTGTGGGCGCAGCCGCAGTGAACTTGCAGGTCGGCACCGGCCGAATGCCCCTGGCAGCACCCGGCGCCCAGGCTGAACCCAAGGATCCGACCTATACCGAAGATCAGATCGCGGCGCTTGCTGCATACGTCGCCTCATTGGCCCCAGGCCCGGCGATCCCCACTGCTGAAGATCTTGACTTCTCCAACGCTGATGTCGCCCAAGGCGGAGTTCTGTTCCGCACGAACTGCGCCCAGTGTCACCAAGCTGCAGGTGCGGGCGGTGCGCTCACACAAGGCAAGTACGCGCCCAACCTGATGAGTTCCACGCCGCAGCAGATGTGGGAGGCCATGGCCACCGGACCGCAGAGCATGCCGGTGGTTAGCAATGGAACCGTGCCTGCCGCCGATAGGCAGGCGATCATGGCATACATCACAAATCTTCAGACTGCTTCCAGCCCAGGAGGCCTTGATCTTGGTCGCCTGGGGCCGGTAACTGAAGGACTCTTCATGTGGACTGCCGTGTTCGCTGCGCTCATTGCTGCAGCCGTATGGATCGGAATTAAAGCGCGATGACTGATCTCACTCCCCAAAATGCTCATGGTTCTGAGCCCACCAAGCTCGGACACCTGCCGGTCGCCGATGTGCCTCACGTGCTGCGTGTGGCCGATACCGACCCCAAGGCTGCCAAGCGGGTAGAGCGCCAGGTCAGCGCCATGTTCCTGCTGTCGATCTTGCTCGTGATTCTCTTCGTTGTTGCCTACATCGGCATCGACAAGTCCACCGTTGTCTACATCCCTCTCTTTGGTGAAGTGGGCGCAAGCACCATTGCCCTGGGCTTGACCTTTGGTGCATCAGTGCTGCTGATCGGCGCTGGGGCCATTCAGTGGGCAAAGAAGTTGATGCCTGATGTTGAAGTCGTCCAGATGCGCCATGAGCTGGTCTCTCCAACTGACGAGACAGCTGAAGCCGCTGCTAGTTACGAGCGCGGAAAGGAAGAATCCGGCTTCGCGCGCTACAAGATGATTCGTCGCACGATGATCGGCGCGATGGCTCTGTTCCCGATTCCACTGGTCATCATGCTTCGCGATCTGTGGTCAGCGCCTGCGAGCGGAAATCTGACCCCAGCCGAGATCTTGTCGACCACCATCTGGAAAAAGGGCGAGCGCATCGTTACCGACGCCACCTACCTGCCAGTTCGCCCAGAGGATCTTCCTGTCGGCGGCCTTATCAGCGCAGTGCCCGCCAGTCTCAACGAGGTGCAGGAAAAAGAAGGCGACCTGAATGCGCGCGGCAAGGCAGCGATCATTCTCGTGCGCATGGACCCCAACGAGATCATCAGCCAGCAGGGCGACGGTTGGGACTACCAGGGGATTGTGGCCTACTCCAAGATCTGCACCCATACGGGTTGCCCGATCGCCTTGTACGAGCAGCGCACACATCACCTCCTTTGCCCATGTCACCAGTCCACATTCGACCTTGCCAACTCAGGCAATGTCGTCTTCGGGCCGGCAGCTCGCAACATGCCGCAGTTGCCAATCGGTGTCGACAGCGAGGGCTATCTGATTGCCATGGACGACTTCTCTCAGCCCGTCGGACCAAGCTTCTGGGAGCGCTCATAATGACCACGACTAGTCCAGTAGAAAAAGCCGGCGCAGGCGTGGCGACATATGTCGATCAGCGTCTGGGCAGCAACAAGTTCCTGGCCCGCAACCTCGGCAAGGTATTCCCTGACCACTGGTCGTTCATGCTGGGTGAGATCGCGCTGTACTCATTCATCGTCGTACTTCTGACCGGTGTCTACCTGACCCTCTTCTTCGATCCTTCAATGGTTGAGGTCGTGTACAACGGCTCCTACGTTCCGCTGAAGGGCATTCAGATGTCCCAGGCGTACGCCTCAACTCTGAATATCTCCTTCGATGTGCGCGGCGGTCTGTTCATTCGCCAAATGCACCACTGGTCAGCGTTGATCTTCGTTGCCGCGATGAGCGTGCACATGTTCCGGGTGTTCTTCACCGGCGCTTTCCGCAAGCCGCGCGAATTCAACTGGATCATCGGCGTCCTCCTGGTGGCCATGGGCCTGGGTGCGGGCTTCACCGGTTACTCACTGCCTGACGATCTGCTCTCCGGCACGGGTCTGCAGATTATCCGAGGCATCGTGCAGTCGATCCCGGTTGTTGGCACATGGGGTGCCTTCCTGCTGTTCGGCGGCGAGTTCCCCGGCACCATCATCATCCCTCGCCTGTATTCCATGCACATCCTGCTGATTCCAGGACTGATTC contains the following coding sequences:
- a CDS encoding metallophosphoesterase translates to MQIHVVSDVHGAADALVGADAGADLFVCLGDLILYLDYEDPSQGIYAELFGEQHSRDYIQARTAGLYEQARELSAKAWAGIGVVDPRDRRAAMETHIRRQYGQIFTAMPEPAFLTYGNVDLPAMWAEFLRPGHQVIDGQVVEFAGLRLGFVGGGLVSPMRTPYELDPEVYAATLGQLEPVDILFTHIPPKLPELDYDIVARRFETGSSAINEYITRVQPKFHLFGHVHQPLHQRARIGKTECINVGHFNARKTPFVLTVDPGANHG
- a CDS encoding AMP-dependent synthetase/ligase; the encoded protein is MLHEFSSPAPAGSPSAPNLASHVIENAHDHPDRVVFHIRRQEQLVEITATQFHQEVREVAKGLIAQGIQAGQRIGLMSRTRYEWTLFDYAIGYAGAVSVPIYETSSAQQVQWILEDSQAVAVILESDKNKQLYASVSANLQTVTRTWVLDDDCVALLQASANAISDAELDARQSAVGLDDPATIIYTSGTTGRPKGCVITQGNFVREVDGAIEAFGLILTDPHASTLLFLPLAHVFGRIIELAVVRARTLMAFCADPSVLVPELQAFRPTFILAVPRVFEKVYNTSQQTAAADGRGRIFDIAVSTAIGYSQALEQGSPNPTLRLKHAIFDALVYKKIRTAMGGRVQYAISGGAPLGARLGHFFRGIGIEVFEGYGLTETTSALTATHPGAVRIGTVGQPMPGTTILIDEDGEILAKGVQVFTQYLGNQQATEDSFTPDGWFRTGDIGELDDDGYLRITGRKKEIIVTAGGKNVAPAVLEDRIRANWLVSNCLVVGEGQPFIAALITIDADAFPAWLSQMKKPVGGTVAEYVNDPDLRDAVQKAIDEGNAAVSAAESIKKFTILGHDWTEADGHLTPSLKLKRSVVMRYCAADIDALFAG
- a CDS encoding NlpC/P60 family protein, whose amino-acid sequence is MARHRRRGLTSVLGAAIALASLATVSAPVAQADNNRIAAVRNQVRDLQANAETATEHYNEAQGKLSEVESSLGVLRSKAARQKRELAAVMGSIDSLARATYMSGGMDASLQVLLADDPSQFLSQATAVEKVAQSQSASIRRTQTARLRLAQTEAEMAAKEKIAQGVRNDMSAAKSEAAKQLAAASNVLAGLQSQERKRLAAIEARAHKASQAAAHHAQQQISNRPIPGVNPRAATAVRYALAQVGDRYVAAAAGPSSFDCSGLTMAAWRQAGVSLPHLSYSQYSKVKKIPLSQAKPGDLVFYFGGSVHHVAMYIGNGKMVSASNPSDGVEVISVLGPWYRTYFTGIGRVL
- a CDS encoding DEDD exonuclease domain-containing protein, with the protein product MHVQLATDDLGIPLAEVTFVVLDLETTGGSPKQAGITEIGAVKVKGGEVLGEFGTLVNPEAAIPPFIAALTGITDALVAGAPTLNGVLPSLMEFIGDSVLVAHNAPFDVGFLMAACQSHGIQWPKPQVVDTVRLARVALHRDEVPNCKLGTLAAFVHSPVTPNHRALDDARATVAVLHGLLERVANLGVYTIDDLRAFTSRVTPEQRAKRQLAHGLPTGPGVYIFRDAQGVALYVGTSKNIQARVRTYFTASETRRRMSEMVTIATQVDAISCASVLEARIRELRLIASEQPRYNVRSKRPAAQTWITLTNEKAPRLSVVRAPKSVDHVSFGPFSGRQAAQEAADTLSWVYRLRTCSARISVKAGTDPTVPAGCARLDLGRCAGPCHGDFDSYQSVVTQATAAMLGDLRVIVSTITAHLTQLSEHDRYEEAALWRDRLAQVISASVRSHRLNGLRSVNELVAGIPTETGGWEIHVIRNGRLATAAKAAPGADPMPVIQAALAMAEIAPADAVLTEETAALADWLDQPGVRLVQTTAPLAMPMNCGGHLIDQLTTARKASHTAVMHVDASGPSARPIGPSHGMVTRIRALQPMRE
- the trpD gene encoding anthranilate phosphoribosyltransferase, producing MAENTWPQVLRTLITHTDLSADQSSWAMQQMLAGEATDAQISGFVVALRAKGESAAEVESLLATMALHANTFVTARPAIDIVGTGGDQANTVNISTMAALVVAACGVPVAKHGNRAASSQTGTADVLEELGVVIELSPDLVRRCVDEVGIGFAFAPRHHPAMRHVGPVRRELGVPTVFNILGPLSNPAGAAAMLVGVADAQRAPVIAEVLRNRGVRALVVRGDDGLDEISTTTTSTVWDVTGDSVEKVTLDPRALGVEHVEPLLLVGGDRVRNADLLRQVIGLESIADADASRVSAISDVVAVNAAAALAAYRSLSQAPSAQSLHERIAAELAQAQAALSSGAAGQLLDRWIEFTKQFAESQN
- a CDS encoding heme-copper oxidase subunit III, whose translation is MVAIGTIVWLSSELMFFAALFAMYFTLRAVNPDMWAHETTLLNIPFASVNTTVLVLSSVTCQLGVFAAERGDVKTLRRWFIITFLMGSFFVAGQITEYTSLVREGLTLSSNAYGSAFYLTTGFHGLHVTGGLVAFLFVLATTYVTKRFTHDHATRAVVVSYYWHFVDVVWIALFFMIYVLK
- a CDS encoding c-type cytochrome — encoded protein: MKFLAARRRNPLVAFGLLLFALIAVGGGYAAIANVQPAQASIGSQTQVDEGKRLYLAGCSSCHGMDAQGTQNAPTLVGVGAAAVNLQVGTGRMPLAAPGAQAEPKDPTYTEDQIAALAAYVASLAPGPAIPTAEDLDFSNADVAQGGVLFRTNCAQCHQAAGAGGALTQGKYAPNLMSSTPQQMWEAMATGPQSMPVVSNGTVPAADRQAIMAYITNLQTASSPGGLDLGRLGPVTEGLFMWTAVFAALIAAAVWIGIKAR
- a CDS encoding Rieske 2Fe-2S domain-containing protein; its protein translation is MTDLTPQNAHGSEPTKLGHLPVADVPHVLRVADTDPKAAKRVERQVSAMFLLSILLVILFVVAYIGIDKSTVVYIPLFGEVGASTIALGLTFGASVLLIGAGAIQWAKKLMPDVEVVQMRHELVSPTDETAEAAASYERGKEESGFARYKMIRRTMIGAMALFPIPLVIMLRDLWSAPASGNLTPAEILSTTIWKKGERIVTDATYLPVRPEDLPVGGLISAVPASLNEVQEKEGDLNARGKAAIILVRMDPNEIISQQGDGWDYQGIVAYSKICTHTGCPIALYEQRTHHLLCPCHQSTFDLANSGNVVFGPAARNMPQLPIGVDSEGYLIAMDDFSQPVGPSFWERS